A stretch of the Bacteroidota bacterium genome encodes the following:
- a CDS encoding WG repeat-containing protein, with protein sequence MLGKTVTAGVVFIFISVGLFAGKIDKAYEALNVFDYFKAKSLFESSLKREPTAASYGLSMIYYRNDNPFHNLDNAYMYIENAELTYGEASKKKKEFLLKFYIDSLQISKHKNDVISALWGEVKGSRNIIVINDFIDDYPSYEDIDDVKKSRNDLAFELADSVGSIQSYREFYTTYPDDPRAKKAKSEYEEMLFEEKAGNGSLQSYVDFVNTYPDNSFVVEARRKIYELSTEDQTLESYNRFRKNFPDNPYVAEAWKNIFILSFTDFNDNEMHEFIENYHEFPYPDMLTESRVMRDLDLHRVVIKGKWGYVDSKGEVRINPEYEFENDFSNEMALVANEDYVGYINKKGEKVIDFIYDDGTDFIEGVAHVVKGDSIALIDKRGREILGFNYSYISTPNNGVILVKQSVSKKYIFHNLNGEKLFNGAEFDYAEEFSNGFSIVGKHMVTGDVNDSVTDSLADDAEIVKQILYGVIDSTGNIVLPLEYKRILKGYDKQFRVMNSESKYGLISLPKLDTVISYKYRYIGEESEGKYAVFSGEKYGYRKLDGEKITSDRFYRFKGDTVETKYCRGYAKTKYRGKYGVVDSLGKKVFPDIFEEVGEVVDFPVPVSKRGKWGYVTKDVSLWTSYIYDYASAFDNGVAIVSRKSKYGVIDKRRKNVIGFDFDYLEKLGDGHYLAKKNNLYGLLDEDGTIVLPFYYSKIELYRGSMLRLYIFGEYQYFDLNTNSFIYGVLPKDEDKKE encoded by the coding sequence ATGTTAGGAAAAACGGTAACTGCAGGAGTTGTATTTATTTTTATTTCTGTAGGGCTTTTTGCAGGTAAAATAGACAAGGCGTATGAGGCTTTAAATGTTTTTGATTATTTTAAGGCTAAATCATTATTTGAGTCATCGTTGAAGCGGGAACCAACTGCTGCAAGCTATGGGTTGAGTATGATTTATTACAGGAACGATAATCCATTTCATAATTTGGATAATGCCTATATGTATATTGAAAATGCTGAACTTACTTATGGGGAAGCAAGTAAAAAGAAGAAAGAATTTCTCTTGAAATTTTATATTGATTCCTTACAGATTTCGAAGCATAAAAACGATGTAATTTCGGCTTTATGGGGTGAAGTTAAAGGGAGTCGTAATATTATTGTTATAAATGATTTTATCGATGATTATCCATCTTATGAGGATATTGATGATGTGAAAAAATCGAGAAACGATCTGGCTTTTGAACTTGCTGATTCAGTAGGAAGTATTCAAAGTTACCGGGAGTTTTACACTACTTATCCTGACGATCCCAGAGCGAAAAAGGCAAAGTCGGAATATGAAGAAATGTTATTTGAGGAGAAAGCCGGAAATGGGAGTTTGCAGAGCTATGTTGATTTTGTAAATACGTACCCTGATAATTCTTTTGTGGTAGAAGCCCGGAGAAAAATATATGAACTGTCAACTGAGGATCAAACTTTGGAAAGTTATAACCGGTTTAGGAAAAACTTTCCGGATAACCCATATGTTGCAGAAGCATGGAAGAACATATTTATTCTGTCTTTTACAGATTTTAATGATAATGAAATGCATGAGTTTATAGAAAATTATCATGAATTTCCATATCCTGATATGCTTACTGAATCCAGAGTTATGAGGGATTTGGATTTGCATAGAGTTGTTATTAAAGGGAAATGGGGATATGTAGACTCTAAGGGGGAAGTTAGAATTAATCCTGAATACGAATTTGAAAATGATTTCAGCAATGAGATGGCACTTGTTGCAAATGAAGATTATGTAGGTTATATAAATAAGAAAGGTGAGAAGGTAATTGATTTTATATATGATGACGGAACCGATTTTATAGAAGGAGTAGCTCATGTTGTAAAGGGTGATTCTATTGCCTTAATAGATAAAAGGGGTAGAGAGATTCTGGGCTTCAATTACAGTTATATATCTACTCCAAATAATGGAGTGATATTGGTAAAACAATCCGTCAGTAAGAAGTATATCTTCCATAATCTTAATGGTGAGAAGTTGTTTAATGGGGCGGAATTTGATTATGCCGAAGAGTTTAGTAATGGTTTTTCAATTGTTGGGAAACATATGGTCACCGGTGATGTTAATGATTCTGTTACCGATTCCTTAGCTGATGATGCGGAAATTGTAAAACAGATATTATATGGTGTAATTGACTCTACCGGAAATATTGTTTTACCGCTAGAGTATAAAAGAATTTTGAAAGGATACGACAAGCAGTTTAGGGTAATGAACAGTGAGTCTAAGTACGGTCTGATCTCTTTACCGAAATTAGATACTGTTATTTCTTATAAGTACAGATATATAGGAGAAGAGAGTGAAGGTAAATATGCTGTATTTAGTGGTGAAAAATATGGTTACAGAAAGCTCGACGGAGAAAAAATAACATCAGACAGGTTTTATAGGTTCAAAGGTGATACAGTGGAGACTAAGTATTGCAGAGGATATGCTAAAACGAAATACAGGGGGAAATACGGAGTAGTTGATTCTCTTGGTAAAAAGGTGTTTCCGGATATCTTTGAAGAAGTTGGAGAGGTAGTTGATTTTCCGGTGCCGGTTTCGAAGAGAGGAAAGTGGGGATACGTAACCAAAGACGTTTCACTTTGGACCTCTTATATTTATGATTATGCAAGCGCATTTGATAATGGTGTGGCTATCGTTTCCAGGAAGAGTAAATATGGTGTTATAGATAAAAGGAGAAAGAATGTTATTGGTTTTGATTTCGACTATTTAGAGAAGTTAGGAGATGGTCATTATCTGGCTAAAAAAAATAATTTATACGGATTACTGGATGAAGACGGTACGATAGTACTTCCGTTTTATTACTCTAAAATTGAGCTCTATAGGGGGAGTATGCTTCGATTATATATTTTTGGAGA